In Citrus sinensis cultivar Valencia sweet orange chromosome 4, DVS_A1.0, whole genome shotgun sequence, one DNA window encodes the following:
- the LOC112498903 gene encoding aspartyl protease UND-like, with translation MGVATLNNAGISLMRGAVLINTDVSTLNYTLLALKHLYSSPPSNSPSKTQTKAQFISSLVSLLNSSFSYCIGSLQDPDYLHNKLILGDGAIIDEGDATPLQFIDGHYYITLEAISVDGRMLDINPNIFKMDDSGGGVMIDSGTDVTWLVKEAYEALRDEVMIRLEGEQMRSYSWPDKLCYHGIMSSDLKGFPTVRFHFRGGAKLALEKDSMFYQPRPDAFCMAVNPASINNRYVNFSLIGMMAQQFYNVGYDIGRKQKTFQRMDCEVLDDD, from the exons ATGGGTGTTGCGACTTTGAACAATGCCGGTATTTCCCTTATGCGCGGTGCAGTGCTTATAAACACCGATGTATCTACACTCAATTATACCTTATTGGCCCTGAAACATCTATATTCGTCTCCACCGAGCAACTCACCTTCAAAAACACAGACGAAAGCACAATTCAT ATCATCTCTAGTTTCTCTGCTGAACTCTTCGTTCTCTTACTGCATTGGGAGCTTGCAAGATCCGGACTATTTACATAACAAGCTGATTCTAGGGGATGGAGCAATAATTGATGAAGGTGATGCTACCCCTCTTCAATTCATAGATGGACATTATTACATAACCCTTGAAGCCATAAGCGTTGATGGCAGAATGCTTGACATAAACcctaatattttcaaaatggaTGATAGTGGTGGTGGAGTTATGATTGACAGTGGAACAGATGTAACTTGGCTTGTGAAAGAAGCTTACGAGGCACTTCGTGACGAAGTTATGATCCGTCTCGAAGGGGAGCAGATGAGATCATATTCGTGGCCAGACAAATTGTGTTATCATGGGATCATGTCTAGTGACCTCAAGGGGTTTCCAACTGTTAGGTTTCATTTTAGGGGCGGAGCTAAGTTGGCTTTGGAGAAAGACAGCATGTTTTATCAACCGAGGCCAGATGCATTTTGCATGGCTGTGAATCCGGCTTCTATTAATAATAGATACGTAAACTTTTCACTTATTGGAATGATGGCTCAACAATTTTACAATGTGGGTTATGACATTGGCAGGAAGCAGAAAACTTTCCAGAGGATGGATTGTGAAGTTCTTGATGATGATTGA